One Corynebacterium uterequi DNA segment encodes these proteins:
- a CDS encoding decaprenylphospho-beta-D-erythro-pentofuranosid-2-ulose 2-reductase, protein MLNAVGQAQNILLLGGSSEIGLGIVEEFLSRGPARVTLAGRVEEDGLEAAAEQVINAGASDVELLDFDALDTASHPEIVEQAFAHGDVDVAIVAFGVMGDQEEIWQDQAKAVASSAINYTAYVSFGVLLGQYFKRQGHGTIVAMSSVAGMKVRRSNFTYGSAKAGVDGFFTQLGVALEGDGVNVLVVRPGQVRTKLSAHVEEAPFTVDVPVVGKAVVDAILHRKKTLYVHPIFELVTLVLQHIPAPIMKRLPI, encoded by the coding sequence ATGCTTAATGCAGTAGGACAGGCCCAGAACATTCTGCTCCTGGGCGGCTCCTCGGAGATCGGCCTCGGCATCGTTGAGGAGTTCCTCAGCCGCGGCCCGGCCCGCGTGACCCTCGCGGGCCGCGTCGAGGAGGACGGCCTCGAAGCCGCCGCCGAGCAGGTCATCAACGCCGGCGCGTCGGACGTCGAGCTGCTGGACTTCGACGCCCTGGATACCGCCTCCCACCCGGAGATCGTCGAGCAGGCCTTCGCCCACGGTGACGTGGACGTCGCCATCGTCGCCTTCGGCGTCATGGGCGATCAGGAGGAAATCTGGCAGGACCAGGCCAAGGCCGTGGCGTCCTCCGCCATCAACTACACCGCCTACGTGTCCTTTGGCGTGCTGCTCGGCCAGTACTTTAAGCGCCAGGGCCACGGCACCATCGTCGCCATGAGCTCCGTGGCCGGCATGAAGGTGCGCCGCTCCAACTTCACGTATGGCTCCGCGAAGGCCGGCGTCGACGGCTTCTTCACCCAGCTGGGCGTGGCCCTGGAGGGCGACGGCGTCAACGTCCTCGTCGTCCGCCCCGGCCAGGTGCGCACGAAGCTCTCGGCACACGTCGAGGAGGCCCCGTTCACCGTCGACGTGCCCGTCGTCGGTAAGGCCGTGGTGGACGCGATCCTGCACCGCAAGAAGACCCTCTACGTGCACCCCATCTTCGAGCTGGTCACCCTAGTGTTGCAGCACATTCCCGCGCCGATCATGAAGCGGTTGCCGATCTAG
- a CDS encoding FAD-binding oxidoreductase, which produces MELHTTEKSLYGWGRTAPSTAHVLSTADPETIIAAVKHVADRNSELPEHARRGIIARGMGRSYGDPAQNGGGLVVDMQPLNRIHSIDPDTAIVDVDGGVTLDQLMKAALPFGLWVPVLPGTRQVTIGGAIGPDIHGKNHHSAGSFGDHVTEIQLLVADGRVLTLTPEGSPDDPEGTLFWATVGGMGLTGIILRAKIRMTKTETAYFIADTDRTDTLDETIEFHSDGSEKNYTYSSAWFDAISPEPKLGRATISRGSLATLAQLEELAPKLAKDPLKFNAPQLMTVPDIFPSFTMNKFTLQAIGEAYYLMGAPARNKVKNLTQFYQPLDLIGEWNRGYGPAGFLQYQFVVPMDAVEPFKQIIKDIQASGHYSALNVFKLFGEGNRAPLSYPMPGWNVCVDFPIRKGLHAFLDKLDEQVMQFGGRLYLAKESRTSAEKFHAMYPEMAGWLATRNEIDPNGVFASDMSRRLELR; this is translated from the coding sequence ATGGAACTGCACACCACCGAAAAGTCCCTGTACGGCTGGGGGCGCACCGCGCCGTCGACGGCCCACGTGCTCTCGACCGCCGACCCGGAGACCATTATCGCCGCCGTTAAGCACGTCGCCGATCGTAATTCCGAGCTTCCCGAGCATGCCCGCCGCGGCATCATCGCCCGCGGCATGGGACGCTCCTACGGCGACCCCGCGCAGAACGGCGGCGGCCTCGTCGTCGATATGCAGCCGCTTAACCGGATCCACTCGATCGACCCGGATACCGCCATCGTCGACGTCGACGGCGGCGTGACCCTCGACCAGCTCATGAAGGCCGCTCTTCCCTTCGGCCTGTGGGTTCCGGTGCTGCCGGGCACCCGCCAGGTCACCATCGGTGGTGCGATTGGTCCCGACATTCACGGCAAGAACCACCACTCGGCGGGCTCCTTCGGCGACCACGTCACCGAGATCCAGCTGCTCGTGGCCGACGGCCGCGTGCTCACCCTCACCCCCGAGGGCTCCCCGGATGACCCGGAGGGCACGCTGTTCTGGGCCACCGTCGGCGGCATGGGCCTGACCGGCATTATCCTGCGGGCCAAGATCCGCATGACGAAGACGGAGACGGCCTACTTCATCGCGGACACGGACCGCACGGACACCCTCGATGAGACCATCGAGTTCCACTCCGACGGCTCCGAGAAGAACTACACCTATTCTTCGGCGTGGTTCGACGCAATCTCCCCGGAGCCGAAGCTGGGCCGTGCCACGATCTCCCGCGGTTCGCTGGCCACCCTGGCGCAGCTGGAGGAGCTGGCCCCGAAGCTGGCCAAGGACCCGCTGAAGTTCAACGCCCCGCAGCTGATGACGGTGCCGGACATCTTCCCCTCCTTCACCATGAACAAGTTCACGCTGCAGGCCATCGGCGAGGCCTACTACCTCATGGGCGCCCCGGCGCGGAACAAGGTGAAGAACCTCACGCAGTTCTACCAGCCGCTGGACCTCATCGGCGAGTGGAACCGCGGCTACGGCCCGGCCGGCTTCCTGCAGTACCAGTTCGTGGTGCCGATGGACGCGGTGGAGCCGTTCAAGCAGATCATCAAGGACATCCAGGCCTCCGGCCACTACTCCGCGCTTAACGTGTTCAAGCTCTTCGGCGAGGGTAACCGCGCCCCGCTGTCCTACCCGATGCCGGGCTGGAACGTGTGCGTGGACTTCCCCATCCGCAAGGGCCTGCACGCCTTCCTCGACAAGCTCGACGAACAGGTCATGCAGTTCGGTGGCCGCCTGTACCTGGCGAAGGAGTCTCGTACGTCGGCGGAGAAGTTCCACGCCATGTACCCGGAGATGGCCGGCTGGCTGGCCACCCGCAACGAGATCGACCCGAACGGCGTCTTCGCCTCCGACATGTCCCGCCGCCTCGAGCTGCGCTAA
- a CDS encoding GtrA family protein, which produces MAGSTAARSSLKSQLTRFVAVGVLTAAIDYSLTMILIGVGANRQLAKAFGWVFGTIAAYLLNSKFTFGAALSGSKAAAVLTLYASTFAVQNFLWWATDVPLQALGFDGAVKNTISFVIAQGVATLTNFFMQRLLIFRPKG; this is translated from the coding sequence ATGGCAGGAAGCACCGCGGCACGCTCGTCGCTGAAATCCCAGCTCACCCGGTTTGTTGCCGTAGGTGTCCTCACCGCGGCGATTGATTATTCGCTGACGATGATCCTCATCGGCGTCGGCGCCAACCGGCAGCTGGCCAAGGCCTTCGGTTGGGTGTTCGGCACTATTGCCGCCTACCTGCTCAACTCCAAGTTCACCTTCGGCGCGGCGCTCTCCGGCAGCAAGGCCGCCGCGGTGCTCACCCTCTACGCTTCCACCTTCGCGGTGCAGAACTTCCTGTGGTGGGCCACCGACGTCCCCCTGCAGGCCCTCGGCTTCGACGGGGCCGTGAAGAACACCATCTCCTTCGTCATCGCGCAGGGCGTGGCGACGCTCACCAACTTCTTCATGCAACGCCTGCTCATCTTCCGGCCTAAGGGGTAG
- a CDS encoding GtrA family protein: MVDSRRTSSLRVQAARFTIAGVGSAFVDGLVTWLLQVGFAVVDGVAARTVGWLAGTLMAYVINRRWTFGADSSKRRFSATMVVYALTYVVNISLYRWLFPTFNHDLEWAQTPALLAAFAISQAVATVINFVVQRRVIFRATRRRRRG, from the coding sequence TTGGTCGACTCGCGGCGCACCTCGTCGCTGCGGGTTCAGGCCGCGCGCTTTACTATCGCCGGGGTGGGCTCGGCCTTCGTCGACGGGCTCGTGACCTGGCTGCTCCAGGTCGGCTTCGCGGTCGTCGATGGGGTCGCCGCCCGCACCGTCGGCTGGCTGGCGGGCACCCTCATGGCCTACGTCATCAACCGGCGCTGGACCTTCGGGGCGGACAGCTCCAAGCGGCGCTTCTCCGCCACGATGGTGGTCTACGCGCTGACCTACGTGGTCAACATCTCGCTCTACCGGTGGCTGTTTCCCACCTTCAACCACGACCTCGAGTGGGCACAGACGCCGGCGCTGCTCGCCGCCTTCGCGATTTCCCAGGCCGTGGCCACCGTCATCAACTTCGTCGTCCAGCGCCGGGTCATCTTCCGGGCTACACGCCGCAGACGTCGGGGATGA
- a CDS encoding acyltransferase family protein: MPTPSPARRRGRINQVPGLDGLRGVAVTAVVLYHFFGDWLPGGFLGVDVFFVLSGFLITALLLRERAVTGTISLAGFWTRRLRRIVPLAVTVLLVTTVAAGLIGGDAAVKLRTQFLGTALFVNNWVQIAQGQSYFADSGVQVTAHYWSLAIEEQFYVLWPLLVIGLLALGGRSRVRSGALGFVALVAAGASAWWMSALFDPTPGADPSRVYYGTDTHAFGLLIGAFVAVWVTSTASEDDADSFPTYRSFVPGGRTGQWVSGLALLGVVVLMATMSDQSPFAYQGGILLAVVLTAITMAGVLRGDTVVDEWLRVSTLRWLGQRSFSIYLWHWPIVVLAGFLLPPQPSWLPGALAVPLTLVLSEASYRLVENPVRRHGYRASYRWLRAHHPVATAVVAALTAAGVGFALVTAPSTSTLERDLAELERQHTAAAPTTPPRPTPEGARITAVGDSVMLAASDALTTRFPGSTVDGGVSRHYQDGLAILQAMADAGTLGDVVVLGFGTNGPSYGAGDELMLDRIRETVGPDRLLIYVLPYGDRWYMPEAEAELLAEAREHDNVYIADWCHAARDDYSLLRDDYIHPTPPGAVAYAEAIADAIEQWTNHDKVIPDVCGV; the protein is encoded by the coding sequence ATGCCCACCCCCTCCCCTGCCCGGCGCCGCGGCCGGATCAACCAGGTACCGGGCCTCGACGGGCTGCGCGGCGTCGCCGTCACCGCGGTAGTGCTCTACCACTTCTTCGGCGACTGGCTGCCGGGCGGCTTCCTGGGCGTCGACGTCTTCTTCGTCCTCTCCGGCTTCCTCATCACCGCCCTGCTGCTGCGCGAACGCGCGGTGACGGGCACCATCAGCCTGGCGGGGTTCTGGACGCGGCGCCTGCGCCGTATTGTGCCGCTTGCGGTGACGGTGCTGCTCGTCACGACGGTGGCGGCCGGGCTCATCGGCGGCGACGCGGCGGTGAAGCTGCGCACCCAATTCCTCGGAACCGCGCTCTTCGTCAATAACTGGGTGCAGATCGCCCAGGGGCAGTCCTACTTCGCCGATTCGGGCGTGCAGGTCACCGCCCACTACTGGTCGCTGGCCATCGAGGAGCAGTTCTACGTCCTGTGGCCGCTGCTGGTCATCGGGTTGCTCGCCCTGGGCGGGCGCTCTCGGGTCCGCTCGGGAGCGTTGGGCTTCGTGGCGCTGGTGGCCGCGGGGGCGTCGGCGTGGTGGATGTCCGCCCTGTTCGATCCCACCCCGGGCGCGGACCCCTCACGGGTGTACTACGGCACGGACACGCACGCCTTTGGCCTGCTCATCGGGGCTTTTGTGGCCGTGTGGGTGACAAGTACCGCCAGCGAGGACGACGCCGACAGCTTCCCTACCTACCGCTCCTTCGTGCCTGGCGGCCGGACCGGGCAGTGGGTGTCCGGGCTGGCGCTGCTCGGCGTGGTGGTCCTCATGGCGACGATGTCGGACCAGTCCCCCTTCGCCTACCAGGGCGGTATCCTCCTCGCTGTGGTGCTCACCGCCATCACCATGGCGGGGGTTCTGCGCGGGGACACCGTCGTCGACGAGTGGCTGCGGGTGTCCACCCTGCGATGGCTGGGGCAGCGCTCCTTCTCTATCTACCTGTGGCACTGGCCCATCGTCGTCCTAGCCGGTTTCCTGCTGCCGCCGCAGCCGTCGTGGCTGCCCGGCGCGCTGGCGGTGCCGCTCACGCTAGTGCTCTCCGAGGCGTCGTACCGCCTCGTGGAGAACCCGGTGCGGCGTCACGGTTACCGGGCGTCGTACCGCTGGCTGCGCGCCCACCACCCCGTCGCCACCGCCGTCGTCGCGGCCCTGACCGCCGCCGGCGTCGGATTTGCGCTGGTCACCGCCCCGTCGACGAGCACCCTGGAGCGCGACCTCGCCGAGTTGGAGCGTCAGCACACCGCCGCCGCGCCGACGACGCCGCCGCGACCCACGCCGGAGGGCGCGCGGATCACCGCCGTCGGCGATTCCGTCATGCTCGCCGCCAGCGACGCGCTGACCACACGCTTCCCGGGCAGCACCGTCGACGGCGGCGTGAGCCGGCACTACCAGGACGGCCTGGCGATCCTGCAAGCCATGGCGGACGCGGGCACGCTGGGCGACGTGGTGGTCCTCGGCTTCGGCACGAATGGGCCGTCCTACGGGGCGGGCGACGAGCTCATGCTCGACAGGATCCGCGAGACCGTCGGCCCCGACCGGCTGCTCATCTACGTCCTGCCCTACGGGGACCGCTGGTACATGCCCGAGGCGGAAGCGGAACTGCTCGCCGAGGCCCGGGAACACGACAACGTCTACATCGCCGACTGGTGCCACGCGGCGCGGGACGACTACTCCCTGCTTCGCGACGATTACATCCACCCCACTCCACCCGGCGCGGTGGCCTACGCGGAAGCCATTGCCGACGCCATCGAGCAGTGGACGAACCACGACAAGGTCATCCCCGACGTCTGCGGCGTGTAG
- the glfT1 gene encoding galactofuranosyltransferase GlfT1, whose protein sequence is MRRMPLESTASVAAVIVTHQRVELLRASLTQVVGQTRPVQWVIVVDNDADPAVAALLDELAGDRGVYLPSHTNLGGAGGFAYGFLHALALGADAVWCADDDGRPGDLDTLEVLLAEAVARSLDEISPLVCSIDDPSRTAFPVRQGVSWLRSVDEFEGDFVESYASLFNGALISTKAMEVIGVPDYRLFIRGDEVDYHNRMARAKLRYGTTLKARYLHPEGVSEFHPIMGGRAHAQYPEGEFKRFFTYRNRGFVLSQPGYRTMIFQEIARFGWFFLLQRRSPREFFRWLSLLRRGRNQDFRRP, encoded by the coding sequence ATGAGGCGCATGCCGCTTGAGTCCACCGCGTCCGTCGCCGCCGTCATCGTCACTCACCAGCGCGTTGAGCTGCTGCGCGCCTCGCTGACGCAGGTTGTGGGACAGACCAGGCCGGTGCAGTGGGTCATCGTCGTCGACAATGACGCCGACCCGGCCGTGGCGGCGCTGCTTGACGAGCTGGCCGGGGACCGCGGGGTCTACCTGCCGTCGCACACGAATCTGGGCGGGGCCGGCGGCTTCGCCTACGGTTTCCTGCACGCGCTGGCGCTGGGGGCCGACGCGGTGTGGTGCGCCGACGACGACGGCCGCCCCGGGGACCTCGACACGCTGGAGGTCCTGCTCGCCGAGGCGGTCGCCCGCAGCCTCGACGAGATTTCGCCGCTGGTGTGCTCCATCGACGACCCGTCCCGCACCGCCTTCCCCGTGCGCCAGGGCGTGTCCTGGCTGCGCAGCGTCGACGAGTTCGAGGGGGACTTCGTGGAGTCCTACGCCTCCCTGTTCAACGGGGCGCTGATCTCGACGAAGGCGATGGAGGTCATCGGCGTGCCCGACTACCGCCTGTTCATCCGCGGCGACGAGGTCGATTATCACAACCGCATGGCCCGGGCGAAGCTGCGTTACGGCACCACGCTCAAGGCCCGCTACCTTCACCCGGAGGGGGTCTCGGAGTTCCACCCGATCATGGGTGGGCGCGCCCACGCCCAGTACCCCGAGGGCGAGTTCAAACGTTTCTTCACCTACCGAAACCGTGGTTTTGTCCTCAGCCAACCGGGCTATCGGACTATGATCTTCCAAGAAATTGCGCGCTTCGGGTGGTTCTTCCTCCTGCAGCGGCGCAGCCCCCGGGAGTTCTTCCGCTGGTTGTCGCTGCTGCGCCGCGGGCGGAACCAGGACTTCCGTCGCCCCTAG
- the wzt gene encoding galactan export ABC transporter ATP-binding subunit Wzt/RfbE: MVSIDTYNACVDFPVFDAKSRSLKNTVLTTAGGAIGKNASNTVVVEALRNINLHLREGDRVGLVGHNGAGKSTLLRLLSGIYEPTRGVADVRGRVAPVFDLGVGMDPEISGYENIIIRGLFLGQSRKQMRRKIDDIAEFSELGDYLAMPLRTYSTGMRVRLALGVVTSIEPEILLLDEGIGAVDAAFMAKARRRLQDMVERSGILVFASHSNEFLAQLCTTGLWIDHGEIAAAGKVGDVVEAYEGKPAGDHVRELVRRYAEERARQE, translated from the coding sequence ATGGTCTCCATCGACACGTACAACGCCTGCGTGGACTTCCCCGTCTTCGACGCCAAGTCCCGCTCGCTGAAGAACACGGTGCTCACCACCGCTGGTGGGGCGATCGGCAAGAACGCGTCGAACACCGTCGTTGTGGAGGCGCTGCGCAACATCAACCTGCACCTGCGCGAAGGCGACCGGGTGGGTCTGGTCGGGCACAATGGCGCCGGTAAGTCCACCCTGCTGCGCCTGCTGTCGGGCATCTACGAACCCACCCGTGGGGTGGCGGACGTGCGGGGCCGCGTCGCCCCGGTCTTTGACCTCGGGGTGGGCATGGACCCGGAGATTTCGGGCTACGAGAACATCATTATCCGCGGGCTGTTCCTCGGCCAGTCCCGCAAGCAGATGCGGCGCAAGATCGACGACATCGCGGAGTTCTCCGAGCTGGGCGACTACCTGGCGATGCCGCTGCGCACGTACTCCACCGGTATGCGCGTGCGCCTGGCCCTCGGGGTGGTGACCTCTATCGAGCCGGAGATCCTGCTGCTCGACGAGGGTATCGGCGCCGTCGACGCGGCGTTCATGGCCAAGGCACGCCGACGCCTGCAGGACATGGTGGAACGCTCCGGCATCCTCGTGTTTGCCTCCCATTCCAACGAGTTCCTCGCCCAGCTGTGCACGACGGGCCTGTGGATCGACCACGGGGAGATCGCCGCCGCCGGGAAGGTCGGCGACGTGGTGGAGGCCTACGAGGGCAAGCCGGCCGGCGACCACGTCCGGGAGCTGGTGCGCCGCTACGCCGAAGAGCGCGCACGCCAGGAGTAG
- the wzm gene encoding galactan export ABC transporter permease subunit Wzm/RfbD encodes MHQDQNPSLDDTLARLTAVASEVPSSNSQTFRAAFADLGRGARSHELWLQLGWQDIKQRYRRSTLGPLWITVATGVMALALGLLYSMLFQLSLREFLPHVTVGLILWGFIAGCIQDGAKVFVENEGLIKQLPSALSVHVYRLVWRHTLFLAHNLVIWVLLVLLLRVDLGVDLLLAIPALALFIVNGVWVAMLFGIIATRFRDVAPLLESLIQLLFYITPIVWTTYTLEEQGGQVAERAKLAQINPLYHYLDIVRAPMIGHESEAIHWIVVGCCSGVGLLLAALVMRQWRYRVSYWV; translated from the coding sequence GTGCACCAAGACCAGAACCCTTCCCTCGATGACACCCTGGCGCGCCTGACCGCAGTGGCCTCGGAGGTGCCGTCGTCGAACTCGCAGACGTTTCGCGCCGCCTTCGCGGATCTGGGCCGGGGCGCGCGCTCCCACGAGTTGTGGTTGCAGCTCGGCTGGCAGGACATCAAGCAGCGCTACCGGCGGTCGACGCTGGGGCCGTTGTGGATCACCGTCGCCACCGGTGTCATGGCGCTGGCGCTGGGGCTGCTCTACTCCATGCTCTTCCAGCTCTCCCTGCGCGAATTCCTCCCGCACGTCACGGTGGGTCTGATCCTGTGGGGCTTTATCGCCGGCTGTATCCAGGACGGCGCGAAGGTGTTCGTGGAGAACGAGGGGCTCATCAAGCAGCTGCCCAGCGCTTTGAGCGTCCACGTCTATCGGCTGGTGTGGCGCCACACGCTGTTCCTCGCCCACAACCTTGTCATCTGGGTGCTTCTGGTGCTGCTGCTGCGGGTGGACCTGGGCGTCGACCTGCTTCTGGCCATCCCGGCGCTGGCTCTGTTCATCGTCAACGGGGTGTGGGTGGCGATGCTGTTCGGCATCATCGCTACCCGTTTCCGCGACGTCGCCCCGCTGCTGGAATCCCTCATTCAGCTGCTGTTCTACATCACGCCCATCGTGTGGACCACCTACACTCTGGAGGAGCAGGGCGGCCAGGTCGCCGAGCGCGCGAAGCTGGCCCAGATCAATCCCCTGTACCACTATCTCGACATCGTTCGCGCCCCGATGATTGGGCACGAGTCGGAGGCGATTCACTGGATCGTCGTCGGCTGCTGCAGCGGGGTGGGGCTGCTTCTCGCCGCGCTCGTGATGCGCCAGTGGCGCTACCGCGTCAGTTACTGGGTATAG
- a CDS encoding aminotransferase class V-fold PLP-dependent enzyme translates to MSRYDVFSVRGLYPSLSDGWTYLNAHSVPQIPERVASGVALAFRRSTTIVEPIGQRPTTKGDGVIRDAKAAVADLVGVDPDCVVLGPSLPVLHLYLAQSMRRMWRHNSSVVLSRIDAPELVTPFASATSDVRWARPDLGTGELPEWQFSDLVDGSTRLVSAGVAHPELGTVVDVANVVERVRERSRAWVLVDASHLAPYYFIDIEKWGADIVGLDLAAMGGPQIAALAFRDSMMFRRLESVTPLDTVTAGTADVLHSTVSAGLAGGVVPLVDHYASFVDTPGTRRERLEVSMGEMSAYLRSLGQYLYTLLETLPTVHVLGMTGEAAAGANRHRLPRLSFAMPRVPAETIQRRLVDNQIITTLTTRSELLIDMGIDEVDGAVTVGLGPFNRATDLEHLVRVVASLA, encoded by the coding sequence GTGAGCAGGTATGACGTTTTCAGCGTCCGCGGTCTTTACCCGTCATTGAGCGATGGGTGGACGTACCTGAACGCGCACTCCGTTCCACAGATCCCGGAGCGGGTCGCCTCAGGTGTCGCGTTGGCGTTCCGCCGCTCGACGACGATCGTGGAACCCATCGGGCAACGGCCGACGACGAAGGGCGACGGCGTCATCCGGGACGCCAAGGCCGCCGTCGCGGACCTCGTCGGGGTGGACCCCGACTGCGTCGTCCTCGGTCCCTCCCTGCCCGTGCTGCACCTCTACCTGGCGCAGTCCATGCGGCGGATGTGGCGGCATAATTCTTCGGTGGTTCTCAGCCGCATCGACGCGCCGGAGCTGGTCACCCCCTTCGCCTCAGCCACGTCCGACGTGCGCTGGGCCCGCCCCGACCTCGGCACCGGTGAGCTGCCCGAATGGCAGTTCAGCGACCTGGTCGACGGCTCCACCCGCCTCGTGTCCGCCGGCGTGGCTCACCCGGAGCTCGGCACGGTGGTCGACGTCGCCAACGTCGTCGAACGCGTGCGGGAGCGCTCCCGGGCGTGGGTGCTCGTCGACGCCTCCCACCTCGCCCCCTACTACTTCATCGACATCGAAAAGTGGGGCGCGGACATCGTGGGGCTGGACCTTGCGGCCATGGGCGGCCCGCAGATCGCGGCCTTGGCGTTCCGGGACTCCATGATGTTCCGCCGCCTGGAATCCGTCACCCCGCTCGATACGGTCACCGCCGGCACGGCCGACGTTCTCCATTCGACCGTGTCGGCCGGGCTGGCCGGTGGCGTGGTCCCGCTCGTGGACCACTACGCGTCCTTCGTTGACACCCCCGGCACCCGCCGTGAGCGGCTCGAAGTGTCCATGGGGGAGATGTCCGCCTACCTGCGCTCCCTGGGCCAATACCTGTACACGCTGCTGGAGACGCTGCCCACCGTGCACGTCCTCGGCATGACCGGCGAAGCCGCCGCCGGCGCGAACCGGCACCGGCTGCCGCGGCTGTCCTTCGCCATGCCGCGCGTGCCCGCCGAGACTATTCAGCGCCGGCTCGTCGATAACCAGATCATCACCACGCTGACCACCCGCTCCGAGCTGCTCATCGACATGGGCATCGACGAGGTCGACGGCGCGGTCACCGTCGGCCTCGGGCCCTTCAACCGGGCCACCGACCTGGAACACCTCGTGCGGGTGGTGGCCTCCCTGGCCTAG
- a CDS encoding NAD(P)H-quinone oxidoreductase, translating to MKAIVQTNPDDPRSLQWRDAPTPVPGEGEVLVKVAAAGVNRADLVQAQGRYPAPKGEPETLGLEIAGTIVDGPRAGQPVGALLAGGGYAEYVAVPEGQLTDVPEGFDAVATAAVVEAAVTVWSNLVMVGGLTAGETVLIHGGAGGIGTMAIQVAKALGATVAVTAGSDEKLATCRDLGADILINYHSENFLDRLRDSCDLILDVVGADYLDDNMRCLRVGGRLVVIAVQSGPKATVNLARMMPRRQSIHATTLRSRPRAEKARIVAETVANVWPMLADGRVRPLVHATVPMAEAARAHDLLDSGEVTGKIVLTV from the coding sequence ATGAAGGCTATCGTGCAGACCAACCCCGATGACCCCCGCTCCCTGCAGTGGCGAGACGCCCCGACCCCCGTGCCCGGTGAGGGCGAGGTCCTGGTGAAGGTGGCGGCAGCCGGTGTCAACCGCGCCGACCTCGTCCAGGCCCAGGGCCGCTACCCGGCGCCGAAGGGGGAACCGGAGACCCTCGGCTTGGAGATCGCCGGCACCATCGTCGACGGTCCGCGCGCCGGCCAGCCGGTGGGAGCACTGCTCGCCGGCGGGGGCTACGCGGAATACGTGGCGGTGCCCGAGGGCCAACTCACCGACGTTCCGGAGGGCTTCGACGCGGTGGCGACGGCCGCCGTGGTGGAGGCGGCGGTGACGGTGTGGTCCAACCTAGTCATGGTGGGTGGGCTCACTGCCGGCGAGACGGTTCTCATCCACGGCGGCGCGGGCGGTATCGGGACCATGGCTATTCAGGTGGCCAAGGCGCTGGGGGCGACGGTGGCGGTCACCGCCGGCAGCGACGAGAAGCTCGCGACCTGCCGCGACTTGGGGGCCGACATCCTCATCAACTACCACTCGGAGAATTTCCTCGACCGGCTCCGCGACAGCTGCGACCTCATCCTGGACGTGGTCGGGGCCGATTACCTCGACGACAATATGCGCTGCCTGCGAGTCGGTGGCCGGCTGGTGGTCATCGCCGTGCAGTCCGGGCCGAAGGCGACGGTGAACCTGGCGCGGATGATGCCGCGGCGGCAGTCGATTCACGCCACAACGCTGCGCTCCCGGCCGCGGGCGGAGAAGGCGCGCATCGTCGCGGAGACGGTGGCGAACGTGTGGCCCATGCTCGCCGACGGCCGGGTCCGGCCCCTGGTGCACGCCACCGTGCCCATGGCGGAGGCGGCTCGCGCCCACGACCTGCTCGATTCCGGCGAGGTGACGGGCAAGATCGTGCTCACCGTGTAG
- a CDS encoding potassium channel family protein — MAKRNKSTPVAVLGLGRFGSALAHELSSSGVEVLGVDSDPKVVQAHASSVREVACGDSTSEAVLEELGVFELPTVVVAIGQHLEDSILTASILAEREVTSIWARADNRQHERILQRIGVHHVVRPEYDTGRRVAHLLNERIHEFAEIARDYSVVAMPAPDIAVAIADPLELWQQHHVQVVSVRRRGIWQPVDIAGSIEASDVITIAGATKDLEKFSLLN, encoded by the coding sequence TTGGCTAAGAGAAACAAATCGACCCCGGTCGCTGTGCTTGGGTTGGGCCGCTTCGGTTCCGCCCTCGCCCACGAGCTGTCCTCCTCGGGAGTGGAGGTGCTGGGCGTCGATTCCGACCCGAAGGTAGTGCAGGCCCACGCCTCCTCCGTCCGGGAGGTGGCGTGCGGGGATTCCACGTCGGAGGCGGTCCTCGAGGAGTTGGGCGTGTTCGAGCTGCCGACGGTGGTGGTGGCGATCGGCCAGCACCTGGAGGATTCCATCCTCACCGCCAGCATCCTCGCCGAGCGGGAGGTGACGTCCATCTGGGCTCGGGCCGATAACCGGCAGCACGAGCGGATCCTGCAGCGCATCGGCGTGCACCACGTCGTCCGCCCAGAGTACGACACTGGTCGACGGGTGGCGCACCTGCTCAACGAGCGGATCCACGAGTTTGCGGAGATCGCCCGCGATTACTCGGTCGTGGCCATGCCCGCGCCGGACATCGCCGTCGCTATCGCGGATCCGCTGGAGCTGTGGCAGCAGCACCACGTTCAGGTGGTGTCGGTGCGTCGCCGCGGGATCTGGCAGCCGGTGGACATCGCCGGGTCGATCGAGGCCTCCGACGTCATCACCATCGCCGGCGCTACGAAGGACCTGGAGAAGTTCTCACTGCTCAACTAG